The following coding sequences are from one Chromatiales bacterium window:
- the lolA gene encoding outer membrane lipoprotein chaperone LolA: MIGLTRFVLFASLLVAAGFARGDTASERLEKFLSDVKTLRASFVQTVYDEHHRELQRGSGFLLLSRPGRFRWTYIEPTEQIIVADGLSIWVHDVELDQVSVALQSLALRNTPAVLLAGGGRITDDFDVRDLGLERDYQWAEMTPHDQSGDFTRLRAGFGLKDLRVIEIDDRLGRTTRIEFRDVVRNLELDPKEFKFEPQNAFDVFQG; the protein is encoded by the coding sequence TTGATTGGACTGACCCGGTTTGTTCTGTTCGCGTCGCTGCTGGTCGCCGCCGGGTTCGCGCGGGGCGATACCGCGAGCGAGCGGCTGGAAAAATTCCTGTCCGACGTCAAGACCCTGCGCGCGAGTTTTGTGCAGACGGTTTACGACGAGCATCACCGCGAGTTGCAACGCGGGAGCGGTTTCCTGCTGCTCAGCCGCCCGGGTCGGTTTCGCTGGACCTACATCGAACCCACCGAGCAGATCATCGTCGCCGACGGGCTCAGCATCTGGGTGCACGATGTCGAACTCGATCAGGTCAGCGTCGCGTTGCAGTCGCTGGCGTTGCGAAACACGCCGGCGGTTCTGCTCGCCGGTGGCGGGCGCATAACCGACGACTTCGATGTTCGCGATCTCGGCCTGGAGCGCGATTATCAGTGGGCCGAGATGACGCCGCACGACCAGAGTGGCGACTTCACGCGCCTGCGGGCCGGTTTCGGACTAAAGGACCTGCGCGTGATCGAGATCGACGATCGACTTGGACGCACGACGCGCATCGAGTTTCGCGACGTCGTGCGCAACCTCGAGCTTGATCCAAAGGAATTCAAGTTCGAACCACAGAACGCCTTCGACGTCTTCCAGGGCTGA
- a CDS encoding Re/Si-specific NAD(P)(+) transhydrogenase subunit alpha yields MKIGILKETLPGERRVAAVPDTVKRYVARGAAVLLERGAGDAAAYTDAQFEAVGAQCVDRAAALAADLVLKVRRPERDDLAQMRSGAVHVSLLELCEDDGTLAAASAQGVKIFAMERIPRISRAQSMDALSSQANIAGYRAVLEGANRYGRFLPLMMTAAGSAKPAKFYVLGAGVAGLQAIATARRLGAEVWAYDVRPEVREQIESLGAKFLELEVGESGAGQGGYAKELSDEAKARQQAALEQALTRADIVVSTALIPCRPAPVLVTEAAVQGMREGSVVVDLAAATGGNCPLTKADEVITAHGVTIVGFTNYPSMLAADASSFYARNLLNLFELMTADRDGSREFIDFASDEITAAAWANREESH; encoded by the coding sequence ATGAAAATCGGAATTCTCAAAGAGACCCTGCCCGGGGAGCGGCGTGTCGCCGCGGTTCCCGACACGGTGAAGCGTTATGTCGCCCGCGGCGCGGCGGTTCTGCTCGAGCGCGGCGCCGGCGATGCAGCGGCCTATACCGACGCACAGTTCGAGGCTGTCGGTGCTCAATGCGTGGACCGGGCCGCGGCGCTGGCCGCCGATCTGGTGCTCAAGGTCCGGCGGCCGGAACGCGACGACCTCGCGCAGATGCGGTCCGGGGCCGTGCATGTGTCCCTGCTTGAGCTGTGCGAGGACGACGGCACGCTCGCGGCGGCGAGCGCCCAGGGCGTGAAAATCTTTGCGATGGAACGTATTCCGCGCATCTCGCGGGCGCAGTCCATGGACGCGCTGTCCTCGCAGGCGAATATCGCCGGCTATCGAGCGGTGCTTGAGGGCGCGAACCGCTATGGGCGGTTTCTGCCGCTGATGATGACCGCGGCCGGTTCGGCAAAGCCCGCGAAATTCTATGTGCTCGGTGCCGGCGTGGCGGGGCTGCAGGCGATCGCGACGGCGCGCCGGCTCGGCGCCGAGGTCTGGGCGTATGACGTGCGACCGGAAGTCCGCGAGCAGATCGAATCACTCGGCGCGAAGTTCCTCGAACTGGAGGTCGGTGAAAGCGGGGCCGGGCAGGGCGGCTATGCCAAAGAACTGTCGGACGAGGCCAAGGCCCGCCAGCAGGCCGCACTCGAACAGGCCCTGACCCGGGCCGACATCGTGGTTTCCACGGCGCTGATTCCGTGCCGCCCCGCGCCCGTGCTGGTGACCGAGGCGGCGGTGCAGGGCATGCGCGAGGGCTCGGTGGTCGTCGACCTGGCCGCGGCAACCGGTGGCAACTGTCCGCTGACAAAAGCCGATGAGGTCATCACGGCGCATGGGGTGACCATCGTGGGTTTCACGAACTACCCGTCCATGCTCGCGGCGGACGCCAGTTCGTTCTACGCGCGCAATCTGCTCAACCTGTTTGAACTCATGACGGCTGATCGCGATGGCTCACGCGAGTTCATCGACTTCGCGTCCGATGAGATCACGGCCGCGGCCTGGGCCAATCGCGAGGAGAGTCACTGA
- a CDS encoding alanine dehydrogenase produces the protein MHIGVPRETKSHEGRIAFTPAAVQELVDAGHAVSVETGAGVASGFADSEYLAAGARTGTRTQVWSETDIVVKVKEPQSDEVAMLQAGQTLFCFLHLAAVPDLGPALAARGVTALAFEMLFANGALPLLAPMSEIAGRLSIQIGAHLLEQAGGGRGVLLGGIPGVETGRVVVLGAGTAGLAAAGLAAAFGTAVEVFDLKREALGRARAIGPNVSALFAEPAAIGEAVRAADLVIGAVLVPGARAPVVVTRAMVEAMRPGSVIVDISVDQGGCVATTRPMHHGEAPYAVNGVLHSTITNLPGIVPRTSTLALSGVLMPWVRRLANPDWRGDPALAGAISVDDQRVI, from the coding sequence ATGCACATAGGCGTGCCGCGCGAAACCAAGTCCCACGAAGGGCGCATAGCGTTCACGCCCGCGGCCGTCCAAGAGCTGGTCGACGCCGGTCATGCGGTCAGCGTGGAGACCGGGGCGGGCGTGGCGAGCGGGTTTGCGGATTCCGAATACCTCGCAGCCGGCGCCCGGACCGGAACCCGCACGCAGGTCTGGTCCGAAACCGACATCGTCGTGAAGGTCAAGGAGCCGCAATCCGACGAGGTTGCCATGCTCCAGGCCGGACAAACGCTGTTCTGCTTCCTGCATCTCGCAGCCGTGCCGGACCTCGGGCCGGCGCTGGCGGCCCGCGGCGTGACGGCGCTGGCGTTTGAAATGCTGTTCGCGAACGGCGCGTTGCCGTTGCTGGCGCCCATGAGCGAGATCGCCGGCCGTCTGTCCATTCAGATCGGCGCGCATCTGCTCGAACAGGCCGGTGGCGGTCGCGGTGTGCTGCTGGGCGGGATTCCGGGCGTGGAGACGGGGCGCGTCGTGGTGCTGGGCGCGGGTACCGCGGGCCTTGCGGCAGCAGGTCTGGCTGCCGCCTTCGGCACGGCGGTCGAGGTGTTCGACCTGAAACGCGAGGCGCTGGGTCGCGCGCGGGCGATCGGCCCGAATGTCAGCGCGCTGTTTGCCGAGCCCGCAGCCATCGGCGAAGCGGTGCGCGCGGCCGATCTCGTGATCGGTGCCGTGCTCGTCCCCGGTGCGCGGGCGCCGGTTGTCGTGACCCGGGCGATGGTCGAAGCCATGCGTCCCGGGAGCGTAATCGTAGACATCTCGGTCGATCAGGGCGGCTGCGTGGCCACCACCCGTCCGATGCACCATGGCGAAGCGCCTTATGCCGTGAACGGCGTTCTACACTCGACGATCACGAATCTGCCGGGCATCGTGCCGCGCACCTCGACCCTGGCTTTGTCCGGTGTGTTGATGCCCTGGGTGCGACGCCTGGCGAACCCCGATTGGCGGGGCGATCCCGCGCTGGCCGGTGCGATCAGTGTCGACGATCAGCGCGTGATCTGA
- a CDS encoding ParA family protein produces the protein MLKPLVPATKLPRVLPGAASGREGKRLGDYNSLSCGGCVSRILVINHKGGCGKTTVATNLAAAFARRGQTAALLDYDPQGSSARWASLRDTQLPRIQCISAHEVPVGVTRSWFMRVEPFTDVCLVDTPAGVRRELLMDHVRQADAIVVPVLPSAIDIHAAARFVQELLLTAKVRSLGKPVGIVANRVRQNTIAYRALQRFLVQVKIPVVGVLRDTQNYVRTAAVGKGVADLPLDANTRRDVAQLNRVMRWIDAALTSGQPSVEQVS, from the coding sequence TTGCTGAAACCCCTTGTTCCTGCTACAAAATTACCCAGAGTATTGCCCGGTGCTGCAAGCGGCCGGGAGGGTAAAAGGTTGGGGGACTACAATTCATTGAGCTGTGGGGGCTGCGTCAGCCGGATCCTCGTGATCAATCACAAGGGCGGCTGCGGCAAGACGACCGTTGCGACGAATCTCGCCGCCGCGTTTGCGCGCCGTGGCCAGACGGCGGCGTTGCTCGATTATGACCCACAGGGTTCCAGCGCCCGCTGGGCCAGTCTGCGCGATACGCAGCTTCCACGCATTCAGTGTATTTCCGCGCACGAGGTGCCGGTCGGGGTGACCCGCTCCTGGTTCATGCGCGTAGAGCCTTTTACCGATGTCTGTCTGGTTGATACGCCGGCCGGGGTCCGTCGAGAGTTGCTCATGGACCATGTCCGCCAGGCCGATGCCATCGTGGTGCCGGTGTTGCCGTCCGCGATCGATATCCATGCCGCGGCCCGGTTTGTTCAGGAACTTCTGCTGACTGCAAAGGTGCGATCGCTTGGCAAGCCCGTGGGGATTGTCGCCAATCGGGTCCGTCAGAACACCATTGCGTATCGTGCGTTACAGCGGTTTCTCGTGCAGGTGAAGATACCCGTTGTCGGCGTGCTCCGCGACACGCAGAACTACGTGCGGACGGCGGCGGTCGGGAAAGGGGTGGCGGATCTTCCGCTGGACGCGAACACGCGGCGTGATGTTGCGCAGCTCAATCGCGTCATGCGTTGGATCGACGCAGCCCTGACCTCTGGGCAACCTTCCGTCGAGCAGGTCAGCTGA
- a CDS encoding NAD(P) transhydrogenase subunit alpha, whose protein sequence is MSETMIAMYVFVLACFIGYWVIWGVTPSLHTPLVSLTNAISGIIVVGALLVTGLETAPTGARWFGFFAVLLATINIVGGFMVTQRMLSMFKKKQK, encoded by the coding sequence ATGTCCGAAACCATGATCGCGATGTACGTGTTCGTGCTCGCCTGTTTCATCGGCTACTGGGTGATCTGGGGCGTGACGCCATCGCTGCACACACCGCTGGTTTCGCTGACCAACGCCATCTCCGGAATCATCGTCGTCGGCGCGCTGCTGGTCACGGGGCTGGAGACGGCGCCAACGGGCGCGCGCTGGTTCGGGTTTTTTGCCGTGCTGCTGGCGACGATCAACATCGTCGGCGGCTTCATGGTCACGCAGCGCATGCTGTCGATGTTCAAGAAAAAGCAGAAGTAA
- a CDS encoding NAD(P)(+) transhydrogenase (Re/Si-specific) subunit beta encodes MPADLLGLIYLVAGALFILGLNGLTSPASARRGNLFAITGMAIALVATLASAHVTRYGLIAVAVVIGSGIGVVLAKRIQMTAMPQLVAALHSFVGMAAVLVAVGTYWSHLAANELNSVLMTELGIGIVIGAITFTGSVVAFGKLQGLIGSAPVRYAGQHWINLALAILIVVLTVVFVTQNSVAALVALTLLSFLLGVLLIIPIGGADMPVIISMLNSYSGWAAAATGFTLQNKLLIITGALVGFSGAILSFIMCRAMNRSIFNVVFGGFGSGDAAAPSATGQAMDKGIKTAGVEDAAYWLVNASKIIVVPGYGLAVAQAQHAVKELTELLESREIEVKFAIHPVAGRMPGHMNVLLAEADIPYDHVLEMEEINPEFGSTDVALVVGANDVTNPAAKTDPSSPIYGMPILDVEKARQVFFVKRSLRPGYAGVDNLLFYRDNTSLVLGDAKDVVEGLTRAVKDA; translated from the coding sequence CTGCCTGCCGATCTCCTCGGGCTGATCTACCTGGTCGCCGGTGCGCTCTTCATCCTCGGCCTGAACGGCCTGACCTCGCCGGCCTCGGCCCGCCGCGGGAACCTGTTCGCGATCACCGGCATGGCGATTGCGCTGGTTGCGACGTTGGCAAGCGCGCATGTCACGCGCTATGGCCTGATTGCCGTCGCGGTGGTGATTGGCTCGGGGATTGGCGTCGTGCTGGCGAAGCGCATCCAGATGACGGCCATGCCGCAGCTGGTCGCGGCCCTGCACAGCTTCGTGGGTATGGCGGCGGTGCTCGTCGCGGTGGGCACCTACTGGTCGCACCTCGCAGCGAACGAACTGAATTCGGTGCTGATGACCGAACTCGGCATCGGCATCGTCATTGGTGCGATCACGTTTACCGGGTCCGTCGTCGCATTCGGCAAACTTCAGGGGCTGATCGGATCGGCCCCGGTTCGTTACGCAGGCCAGCACTGGATCAACCTGGCGCTGGCCATCCTGATCGTCGTGCTCACGGTTGTGTTCGTTACGCAGAACTCGGTCGCGGCGCTGGTGGCGCTGACGCTGTTGTCGTTCCTGCTCGGCGTGCTGTTGATCATCCCGATTGGCGGCGCGGACATGCCCGTGATCATTTCCATGCTGAACTCGTACTCGGGCTGGGCCGCCGCAGCGACGGGATTCACGCTGCAGAACAAGCTTTTGATCATCACCGGTGCGCTGGTCGGTTTCTCTGGCGCGATTCTGTCGTTCATCATGTGCCGGGCGATGAACCGCTCGATTTTCAACGTGGTGTTCGGCGGATTTGGCAGCGGCGATGCGGCCGCGCCGAGCGCGACCGGGCAGGCGATGGACAAGGGCATCAAGACCGCCGGTGTCGAGGATGCCGCTTACTGGCTCGTCAACGCATCGAAGATCATCGTCGTGCCCGGCTACGGGCTCGCCGTGGCACAGGCGCAACACGCGGTCAAAGAACTGACCGAACTGCTGGAAAGTCGCGAGATCGAGGTGAAGTTTGCGATTCATCCGGTCGCCGGACGCATGCCCGGCCACATGAACGTGTTGCTGGCCGAGGCGGACATCCCGTATGACCACGTGCTGGAGATGGAGGAGATCAATCCGGAGTTCGGCTCGACCGATGTCGCGCTGGTCGTGGGTGCCAACGACGTCACCAATCCTGCGGCCAAGACCGATCCCTCAAGTCCGATCTACGGCATGCCCATTCTCGATGTCGAGAAGGCCCGCCAGGTGTTCTTCGTCAAACGGTCCCTGCGTCCGGGTTATGCAGGCGTCGACAACCTGTTGTTCTATCGTGACAACACCTCGCTGGTGCTCGGCGATGCCAAGGATGTTGTTGAAGGCCTGACCCGCGCCGTCAAGGACGCCTGA
- a CDS encoding acyltransferase, which translates to MSNHPGNHAPGSGLFALPNESNRYAAMEGLRAYAVLVVMIVHTTGSYARFMKGQNLDLVNILDLQGWSDIGLYVLFRSHYGVDLFFLISGFLITRMIGRARFEYGRFLFWRTVRIYPAFLVSLVLMIGISTWLHQYKLDPWILLGNLFFLNGVPKHGIQAINFVTWSLFYEFAFYIVFPLLFKNLSVNTTTRLVLLFAFIVIAAWLSGEGNPRFGMFIAGAIVAKQSDDALSVIARRVSDHWVALLYLLATLSFSFIHEFAIFTPIYSFAGGWLFIQVVFGKGWLNGLFTLAPIRYLGNISYSFYLVHVPALVLTFHLAGQVAKLAAGGWTYAVLLASEFALSLVFAIGLFAIAERPYFQLRRSHFGRRAERGGSHRS; encoded by the coding sequence GTGAGCAACCACCCCGGAAACCACGCGCCCGGTAGCGGCCTGTTCGCGCTACCCAATGAATCGAACCGTTACGCGGCCATGGAAGGGCTGCGGGCATACGCCGTGCTGGTTGTCATGATCGTGCATACGACCGGATCGTACGCGCGCTTCATGAAAGGCCAGAATCTTGATTTGGTCAACATTCTCGACCTGCAGGGATGGTCGGATATCGGATTGTATGTACTGTTTCGTTCCCACTACGGGGTGGACCTGTTTTTCTTGATCAGCGGATTTCTGATCACGCGCATGATTGGGCGCGCGCGCTTCGAATATGGGCGCTTTCTGTTCTGGCGAACAGTGCGAATCTATCCCGCATTTCTCGTGTCGTTAGTATTGATGATCGGCATTTCCACGTGGCTGCATCAGTACAAGCTGGACCCATGGATTCTTCTTGGCAATCTTTTTTTCCTGAATGGTGTCCCCAAACACGGCATCCAGGCGATCAACTTTGTAACATGGTCGCTGTTCTATGAATTCGCGTTTTATATTGTATTTCCCTTACTTTTCAAAAATCTTAGTGTCAACACCACGACCCGACTTGTCTTGTTGTTCGCGTTTATCGTGATTGCAGCATGGCTTAGTGGCGAGGGGAATCCCCGGTTCGGGATGTTCATCGCCGGGGCAATAGTGGCGAAACAGTCGGACGATGCGCTCTCGGTGATTGCCCGGAGGGTGAGCGATCATTGGGTCGCATTGTTGTATCTGTTGGCAACGCTGTCGTTTTCCTTCATTCACGAGTTTGCCATCTTTACGCCCATTTATTCGTTCGCCGGGGGCTGGCTGTTCATTCAGGTCGTGTTCGGTAAAGGTTGGTTGAATGGACTGTTTACCCTGGCACCGATTCGCTATCTCGGCAATATCTCTTATTCGTTTTATCTGGTCCACGTGCCGGCGCTGGTGCTGACCTTTCACTTGGCGGGACAGGTCGCAAAGCTGGCGGCGGGGGGCTGGACCTACGCCGTTCTCTTGGCGAGCGAGTTTGCGCTCAGCCTGGTCTTTGCGATCGGGCTGTTCGCAATTGCCGAACGCCCCTATTTTCAGCTTCGGCGCAGCCACTTCGGCCGGCGCGCAGAGCGAGGCGGCAGCCACAGATCCTAG
- the trxB gene encoding thioredoxin-disulfide reductase, with amino-acid sequence MSEIQHHRLLILGSGPAGYTAAVYAARANLDPVLITGLEQGGQLMTTTDVDNWPGDDDGVQGPDLMERMRKHAERFDTNLVFDHIHRADLGKRPFLLYGDSGTYSCDALIVATGARASYLGLESEEKYKGKGVSACATCDGFFYRNQKVAVIGGGNTAVEEALYLANIAAEVTLVHRRDELRAEKILQNKLFEKAANGNVRIEWNHVLDEVLGDDSGVTGMRIRSTVDDSARDIDLHGVFIAIGHVPNTGIFQGQLDMDNGYIRVQSGRDGNATATSVPGVFAAGDVMDHVYRQAVTSAGTGCMAALDAERYLDALAHSSAAK; translated from the coding sequence ATGAGCGAGATACAGCACCATCGATTGTTGATCCTTGGCTCGGGCCCCGCCGGCTACACGGCGGCGGTGTATGCGGCGCGCGCGAACCTCGATCCGGTCCTGATCACGGGTCTCGAGCAGGGTGGCCAGCTCATGACCACGACCGACGTCGACAACTGGCCCGGCGACGACGACGGTGTTCAGGGGCCGGACCTGATGGAGCGCATGCGCAAGCACGCCGAGCGGTTCGACACGAATCTGGTGTTCGACCACATCCACCGCGCGGACCTCGGCAAGCGACCGTTCCTGCTTTACGGCGATTCGGGCACCTACAGCTGTGATGCACTCATCGTCGCAACCGGCGCTCGGGCAAGCTATCTCGGCCTGGAATCCGAGGAAAAATACAAGGGCAAGGGCGTTTCAGCCTGTGCAACCTGTGACGGTTTTTTCTATCGCAACCAGAAGGTCGCAGTCATCGGCGGCGGCAACACCGCCGTGGAAGAGGCGCTGTATCTAGCGAACATCGCGGCCGAGGTCACACTCGTGCATCGGCGCGATGAATTGCGTGCCGAAAAAATCCTGCAGAACAAACTGTTCGAAAAGGCCGCCAACGGCAATGTGCGCATCGAGTGGAACCATGTCCTCGACGAAGTGCTCGGCGATGACAGCGGAGTGACCGGCATGCGCATCCGATCGACGGTCGACGACTCGGCCAGGGACATTGATCTGCACGGGGTGTTCATCGCCATCGGACATGTCCCGAACACCGGAATCTTCCAGGGACAGCTGGACATGGACAACGGCTATATTCGCGTGCAGAGCGGGCGCGACGGGAACGCCACGGCGACATCGGTCCCAGGGGTGTTCGCGGCTGGCGACGTCATGGACCATGTTTACCGACAGGCAGTAACCTCGGCCGGAACCGGGTGCATGGCGGCGCTGGATGCCGAGCGATACCTCGACGCCTTGGCCCATTCCTCAGCGGCCAAATAA
- a CDS encoding DNA translocase FtsK 4TM domain-containing protein, giving the protein MAQARKAQPAAERHPILARGVREAALLVVLVCAAYVLLALLTYHPQDPAWSHAGGAHTRVQNAGGWIGAWVADVSLYVFGLFAFLFPLLIGLAGWRWLRPASSRGAPAHGPGLLAIRIGALAATIIAGSALARLLLGDAGMAAGLPATAGGVLGDLVANALGAQAGAVGTKILLLALFVVGIVLFTGWSWLGFIDAVGRATLDMLAAIRSGWTRLRESSRARASAAERERTVKATSKKIEKREPVRIEPVVRTVEPSPRVERERQKPLFKATPGPAGALLPALDLLDAPPPQKGGYSAETLQAMSRQLELKLADFGVEAEVVAATPGPVITRFELQPAPGIKASRIVGLAKDLARALSTVSVRVVEIIPGKSVIGIEIPNEQRELIALSEILHSRDYDRSASPLTLVLGKDISGQPIVADLQRMPHLLVAGTTGSGKSVALNAMILSLLYKSTPDQVRLIFIDPKMLELSVYEGIPHLLAPVVTDMADASSALRWCVAEMERRYRLMAAFGVRNMTGFNRKLDDAAKRGEPLRDPFFVAPPPFTADGEPAVVEPAPLLEKMPFIVVVVDELADMMMIVGKKVEELIARLAQKARAAGIHLILATQRPSVDVITGLIKANIPTRVAFQVSAKVDSRTILDQMGAETLLGQGDMLYLPPGTGLPVRVHGAFVGDNEVHKVVEFLRSTGEPNYVAGVTDDTADLPLLPGEVRDGDSARSNGGESDPLYDQAVRIVTETRRASISGVQRRLQIGYNRAARMIEEMEAAGIVSAPMHNGMREVIAPPPPED; this is encoded by the coding sequence ATGGCGCAGGCGCGTAAGGCCCAGCCGGCCGCCGAACGGCACCCGATCCTGGCGCGCGGCGTGCGCGAGGCCGCGCTGCTCGTCGTGCTCGTGTGCGCCGCCTACGTACTGCTGGCATTGCTGACCTATCACCCGCAGGACCCGGCCTGGTCACATGCGGGCGGTGCGCATACGCGCGTCCAGAACGCCGGCGGCTGGATTGGCGCCTGGGTCGCCGACGTTTCCCTGTACGTCTTCGGGCTGTTCGCGTTCCTGTTTCCCCTGCTCATCGGGCTGGCCGGCTGGCGCTGGCTACGGCCCGCGTCCAGTCGCGGCGCGCCAGCACACGGTCCGGGCCTTCTCGCGATCCGGATCGGCGCCCTGGCCGCCACCATCATCGCGGGGAGCGCGCTCGCGCGGCTGCTGCTCGGCGATGCCGGCATGGCCGCAGGGCTGCCGGCGACCGCGGGCGGCGTCCTGGGTGACCTGGTTGCGAATGCACTGGGCGCCCAGGCGGGCGCCGTCGGTACCAAGATCCTGCTGCTCGCACTGTTCGTGGTTGGCATCGTGCTGTTCACGGGCTGGTCGTGGCTCGGGTTCATCGATGCGGTGGGCCGCGCGACGCTGGACATGCTCGCGGCGATCCGCAGCGGCTGGACGCGACTGCGCGAATCCTCGCGTGCGCGCGCCAGTGCGGCCGAGCGTGAACGCACCGTGAAGGCGACCTCGAAAAAGATCGAAAAGCGCGAGCCGGTGCGAATCGAGCCGGTCGTACGCACGGTCGAGCCGAGCCCGCGTGTGGAGCGCGAGCGGCAGAAGCCGCTGTTCAAGGCGACGCCCGGTCCGGCTGGGGCCCTGCTGCCGGCGCTGGATCTGCTCGATGCGCCGCCGCCGCAGAAGGGCGGTTACTCGGCCGAGACGCTGCAGGCGATGTCCCGGCAGCTCGAACTGAAACTGGCGGATTTCGGCGTGGAGGCCGAGGTCGTCGCGGCGACGCCCGGCCCGGTGATCACGCGATTCGAATTGCAGCCGGCACCGGGCATCAAGGCGAGCCGGATTGTCGGACTCGCGAAGGATCTTGCGCGGGCGCTGTCGACCGTCAGCGTGCGGGTCGTGGAGATCATCCCCGGCAAATCGGTGATCGGCATCGAGATCCCGAACGAGCAGCGTGAGCTCATCGCGCTGTCGGAGATTCTGCACTCGCGTGACTACGACCGCTCGGCCTCGCCGCTGACGCTGGTGCTCGGCAAGGACATCTCCGGGCAGCCGATCGTTGCGGACCTTCAGCGCATGCCACATCTGCTGGTGGCGGGAACGACCGGGTCCGGTAAGTCCGTGGCCCTGAACGCCATGATCCTGAGTCTGCTCTACAAGAGCACGCCCGATCAGGTGCGACTGATCTTCATCGATCCGAAAATGCTCGAGCTGTCGGTCTACGAGGGCATACCGCATCTGCTGGCGCCGGTCGTGACCGACATGGCGGATGCTTCGAGCGCCCTGCGCTGGTGTGTCGCCGAAATGGAGCGCCGTTACCGGCTGATGGCGGCGTTCGGCGTACGCAACATGACCGGCTTCAACCGCAAGCTGGACGATGCCGCCAAGCGCGGCGAGCCCCTGCGCGACCCGTTCTTCGTGGCGCCGCCGCCGTTTACGGCCGATGGCGAGCCCGCGGTGGTGGAACCGGCGCCGCTGCTCGAAAAGATGCCGTTCATTGTCGTGGTGGTCGACGAACTCGCCGACATGATGATGATCGTCGGCAAGAAGGTCGAGGAGCTGATCGCGCGCCTCGCGCAGAAGGCCCGCGCCGCCGGCATCCATCTGATCCTTGCCACACAGCGCCCGTCGGTGGACGTCATCACGGGGCTGATCAAGGCGAACATTCCGACGCGCGTGGCATTCCAGGTCTCGGCCAAGGTGGATTCGCGCACGATCCTCGACCAGATGGGCGCCGAGACCCTGCTCGGACAGGGTGACATGCTCTACCTGCCACCCGGTACGGGGCTGCCGGTACGCGTGCACGGGGCCTTCGTGGGCGACAACGAGGTCCACAAGGTCGTCGAATTCCTGCGATCCACCGGCGAACCGAACTATGTCGCCGGTGTCACAGACGACACAGCCGATCTGCCACTGTTGCCCGGCGAGGTGCGCGACGGCGACTCCGCGCGCTCGAATGGCGGTGAGTCCGACCCGCTGTACGACCAGGCCGTGCGCATTGTCACCGAGACGCGCCGGGCGTCGATCTCCGGTGTCCAGCGTCGCCTGCAGATCGGCTACAACCGTGCCGCGCGCATGATCGAGGAGATGGAGGCGGCCGGCATCGTCTCGGCGCCCATGCACAACGGCATGCGCGAGGTCATCGCGCCGCCACCGCCGGAGGACTGA